Proteins from a single region of Planktothrix tepida PCC 9214:
- a CDS encoding Cas10/Cmr2 second palm domain-containing protein — protein MDCYIAVTFAPVQGFIEKSRKLRDLYGASLILSYLTYRLVKEAEKSCQVLSPGLINIPKGMPNRILLRGEFSEQQARDALLTAWKQILNQCRSWIEGQLDQYTYDWEEQWQHWGNYSWEIFRGEGESPKTAMEDLEEQKLSRNWIALNWVGESSSLTGTDAIAHPGLGCKILDPRKALSASERQAINQFYTDLSLALETHPETQEEEDLEEEILLTAEASDPEVQPEGKFLSDSERLSIPELVKRLVTRSDISQSLEMPFLGRSFKDIVRRPEDSNPKSDGQWTGWFMGDGDKVGDKLKEIAEEDGDQGLQEFSKAMRKWGKNFTREFAKKKLGRIIYAGGDDFLGVIYSRNPKQPISRQTVLDWLMELPQEWAKHEQAITLSLGLVWAASGVPQRDILQHCREAQERSKNLGRDRVTIRVVFNSGQYVQWTCPWHYLRILNQYQDRDKGQNWSHIYQDLAYLRSRHVIDLSLIEEQEDLIDERMALALVKIYFQSEDEYLSFEREEIVGKDSSLELIFWINDLIEVGWQLCS, from the coding sequence ATGGATTGTTACATTGCTGTTACATTTGCTCCAGTTCAAGGATTTATCGAAAAATCCCGAAAACTGCGAGACCTTTATGGTGCATCATTAATCCTTTCCTATCTAACTTATAGATTAGTGAAAGAAGCTGAAAAAAGCTGTCAAGTTTTGTCGCCCGGTTTGATTAATATTCCAAAAGGAATGCCTAATCGAATCTTGTTAAGAGGAGAGTTTAGTGAACAACAAGCTAGGGATGCACTACTAACAGCATGGAAACAGATTTTGAACCAATGCCGAAGTTGGATTGAAGGTCAATTAGATCAATATACTTATGATTGGGAAGAACAATGGCAACATTGGGGAAATTATAGCTGGGAAATTTTTCGGGGTGAAGGTGAAAGCCCAAAAACTGCGATGGAAGATTTGGAGGAACAAAAGCTGTCTCGGAATTGGATTGCTTTAAACTGGGTTGGTGAAAGTTCTAGTTTGACAGGAACCGATGCGATCGCTCACCCTGGATTAGGTTGTAAAATCCTAGACCCCAGAAAAGCATTATCTGCTTCTGAACGCCAAGCTATAAACCAGTTCTACACAGATTTATCCTTAGCTTTAGAAACTCATCCAGAAACCCAAGAAGAAGAAGATTTAGAAGAAGAAATCTTGCTAACTGCTGAAGCTTCAGACCCAGAAGTACAACCCGAAGGCAAATTTCTGTCTGATTCAGAACGCCTGAGCATTCCTGAATTAGTGAAGCGATTAGTCACTCGCAGTGATATTAGTCAATCGTTAGAAATGCCCTTTTTAGGAAGAAGTTTTAAGGATATTGTTCGCCGTCCTGAAGATAGCAACCCCAAATCAGATGGACAGTGGACAGGTTGGTTTATGGGAGATGGAGATAAAGTTGGAGATAAACTTAAAGAAATTGCTGAGGAAGACGGTGATCAAGGGCTTCAAGAATTTAGTAAAGCGATGCGGAAATGGGGAAAAAACTTTACAAGAGAGTTTGCTAAAAAGAAATTGGGGCGAATTATTTATGCAGGAGGAGATGATTTTTTAGGTGTTATTTATAGCCGTAACCCAAAACAACCAATTTCTCGTCAAACTGTTCTTGATTGGTTAATGGAACTTCCTCAAGAATGGGCTAAACATGAACAAGCAATTACGCTTAGTTTAGGGTTGGTTTGGGCAGCTTCTGGTGTTCCCCAACGAGATATTTTACAACATTGCCGTGAAGCTCAAGAACGCTCGAAAAATTTAGGACGCGATCGCGTTACTATCCGAGTCGTTTTTAACAGTGGTCAATATGTGCAATGGACTTGCCCTTGGCACTATTTAAGAATTTTAAATCAATATCAAGATCGAGACAAAGGGCAAAATTGGAGCCATATTTATCAGGATTTAGCTTATCTCCGATCTCGCCATGTTATTGATTTAAGTTTAATTGAAGAGCAAGAAGATTTAATTGATGAAAGAATGGCTCTAGCTTTAGTTAAGATCTATTTTCAAAGTGAAGATGAATATTTATCTTTTGAACGAGAGGAAATAGTCGGCAAAGATTCCTCCTTAGAACTGATCTTCTGGATTAATGACTTAATTGAGGTAGGATGGCAACTGTGTTCCTAA
- a CDS encoding CRISPR-associated protein translates to MTEEKKCPRFQYLITVTPLGLMYGSAGGFLSPENLVGLSRSKFPPEAATLSGLIFSASREKNQNKSALKKTELQKQLRDNLYVAGPFWAKLDAPEYFYVPIPWTKIISDDGCDEWFIDNQKWHRQNPDLEPEYQWQTINSWDDPPNLILKNDNAAKPPWKFIPMLHPDLETNQRHVKDEDGLFLEYAVQMPDDTCIVYLSTEFLESGWYRFGGENHVVEINSIEVAENDIFFQPFRDPIQKAFALITPAVWGSTRFSYRYPQSNFPISKMLTDKPIPYRYRTGDGKGEGQGRLGRGRYAVPPGSVYVLDKPLNQTWWNWDESWFPQEGYSLRRVGCGLSLPLTIQGVTDV, encoded by the coding sequence ATGACTGAAGAAAAAAAATGCCCTAGATTTCAATATCTGATTACAGTTACGCCTTTAGGATTAATGTATGGAAGCGCAGGCGGTTTTCTTTCTCCTGAAAATTTAGTGGGACTTTCTCGTTCTAAATTCCCCCCCGAAGCTGCTACTTTATCAGGGCTTATCTTTAGTGCTAGCCGAGAAAAAAATCAAAACAAAAGTGCCTTGAAAAAAACAGAGCTTCAAAAACAACTTCGGGATAACTTGTATGTAGCTGGGCCGTTTTGGGCTAAGTTAGATGCTCCTGAATATTTTTATGTCCCAATTCCTTGGACAAAAATTATTTCTGATGACGGTTGTGATGAATGGTTTATTGACAACCAGAAATGGCATCGACAAAACCCTGATCTTGAACCCGAATATCAATGGCAAACAATTAATAGTTGGGATGATCCTCCTAATCTCATTTTAAAAAATGATAATGCAGCGAAACCACCTTGGAAATTTATTCCAATGCTGCACCCCGATTTAGAAACGAATCAGCGTCATGTTAAAGATGAAGATGGTTTATTTCTTGAATATGCTGTTCAAATGCCAGATGACACTTGCATTGTTTATTTATCCACTGAATTTTTAGAATCAGGATGGTATCGTTTTGGAGGAGAAAACCATGTTGTAGAAATTAACTCTATTGAAGTAGCAGAAAATGATATATTTTTTCAACCTTTTCGAGATCCAATTCAAAAAGCATTTGCTTTAATCACTCCGGCGGTTTGGGGATCTACCCGTTTTTCCTACCGTTATCCGCAATCAAATTTTCCGATTTCTAAAATGCTTACGGATAAACCTATTCCCTATCGCTATCGAACTGGAGATGGCAAAGGAGAAGGTCAGGGACGGTTAGGGAGAGGACGCTATGCTGTACCTCCTGGGAGTGTTTATGTCTTAGATAAACCTCTCAATCAAACTTGGTGGAACTGGGACGAAAGCTGGTTTCCTCAAGAAGGTTATAGTCTTCGCCGTGTTGGGTGCGGTTTAAGTTTACCATTAACAATTCAAGGAGTAACTGATGTATAA